A genomic segment from Pedosphaera parvula Ellin514 encodes:
- a CDS encoding PAS domain-containing sensor histidine kinase, producing the protein MEKEQYNGRLVGEHDLPNESAFRSLLEHSPDVIARLDPEFRHLYVNPAIETLLGIPLSSSLGKTVAEMGLPHELLTLWETHLKDVFADHRQSHFDFQLESHSQTHSFHNRLIPEFSPSGTVDSVLEIISDHTRCKRLDTSLQEQEELFRLMVTHIQECAMILLDQDGRISSWNIGAERILNHKTSEVWKSNYSCFFSDEDIRWNKPAQELSFAREKGRTQTEVWLKRKDGSRFLAEMVITLLKSDQGEMKGFSLIIRDITEHKRFEEQVQYQRALLEALSETSPDGILISTEQKILYFNHRFREIWKFPNYIIDSRSNHVALEWAVSCIRDPEAFSQRVAQAYKDPDMRVHDEICLKDGRTLEHYGLPVHGNGGQYYGRVWFFRDITSSKAAMDALEESEERFRVLAESSPMAIFHMDAEGRAVYVNPVWENLTGLKPMESFGHGWTRAIYPPDLEEVMIGWKEALKKREKWCHEHRLLGRDGRIHWVRVLSSCILSPAHEVVGYVATVEDISERKETEAILLKAKENLECYTHELEERVEDRTVELKQTLHTMENCLYSVAHDFKAPLRAIDGFTTTLVEDYARLFDEKGRELANEVVRATKRMDALISDFLEYGELAYMDVHCSPLDVEPCISAATAWLKSQVSANNARITLSRPMGRVLGNQDLLTKVSIQIIANALKFVAPGVQPAIHIWTEFVNDHVRINFQDNGIGIEPEFHDKIFGIFNRLHGKEIPGTGIGLAIVKKAMERMNGIVGVASRSQQGTTLWIELPASK; encoded by the coding sequence ATGGAAAAGGAACAATATAACGGTAGATTGGTCGGCGAACACGATCTCCCGAACGAAAGCGCGTTCCGCAGCCTCCTTGAACATTCACCGGATGTCATTGCTCGTCTGGATCCGGAGTTCCGCCATCTCTACGTTAATCCCGCCATCGAGACTTTGCTTGGAATCCCTTTAAGTTCTTCCTTGGGAAAAACCGTTGCCGAAATGGGGTTGCCTCATGAACTACTCACTTTATGGGAGACACACCTGAAGGATGTCTTCGCGGACCATCGCCAGTCGCATTTCGATTTTCAACTTGAATCCCACTCCCAAACGCATTCGTTCCACAACCGGCTTATACCCGAATTCTCGCCCTCCGGAACGGTCGATTCGGTGCTGGAAATCATCAGCGATCATACCCGATGCAAGCGACTGGACACCAGTCTTCAAGAGCAGGAGGAACTTTTTCGCTTAATGGTAACGCACATCCAGGAATGTGCCATGATCCTCCTCGATCAGGACGGCCGCATCTCCAGTTGGAACATCGGTGCCGAACGCATTCTAAACCACAAAACCTCTGAGGTTTGGAAAAGCAATTATTCCTGCTTTTTTAGCGATGAAGACATCCGGTGGAACAAGCCCGCGCAGGAACTCAGTTTTGCCAGGGAGAAAGGACGAACCCAGACCGAAGTTTGGCTCAAGCGGAAGGACGGCTCCCGGTTTCTGGCCGAGATGGTCATTACCCTGTTGAAAAGTGATCAAGGAGAAATGAAAGGGTTCTCCCTGATCATCCGGGACATAACGGAACATAAACGATTTGAAGAACAAGTTCAGTATCAACGCGCTCTGCTCGAAGCACTCAGTGAAACCTCTCCCGATGGCATTCTGATCTCGACCGAACAAAAGATTCTCTACTTCAATCATCGCTTTCGGGAAATTTGGAAATTCCCAAACTACATTATTGACTCACGCTCCAATCACGTGGCTCTGGAATGGGCCGTTAGTTGCATACGCGACCCCGAAGCTTTCAGTCAACGGGTGGCGCAGGCATACAAAGACCCCGATATGAGGGTGCACGATGAGATCTGCCTTAAGGATGGCAGAACCTTGGAGCATTATGGCTTACCCGTGCACGGCAACGGCGGTCAGTATTATGGCAGAGTATGGTTTTTCAGAGACATTACGAGCAGCAAGGCTGCCATGGATGCCTTGGAGGAAAGTGAAGAACGCTTTCGCGTCCTGGCGGAATCTTCTCCAATGGCCATTTTCCACATGGATGCCGAAGGCCGGGCCGTTTATGTAAACCCAGTGTGGGAAAACCTTACCGGTCTGAAACCCATGGAAAGTTTCGGCCATGGCTGGACCAGGGCAATCTACCCACCGGATTTGGAGGAGGTCATGATTGGCTGGAAGGAGGCATTGAAAAAAAGGGAAAAATGGTGTCATGAACACAGACTGCTTGGACGCGATGGCCGGATCCACTGGGTGCGCGTGCTCTCCAGTTGCATTCTTTCTCCTGCCCATGAAGTCGTAGGCTACGTCGCGACGGTTGAGGATATCTCCGAACGGAAAGAGACTGAAGCAATATTGCTAAAAGCGAAGGAGAACCTGGAGTGCTACACGCATGAATTGGAAGAACGGGTCGAAGATAGAACTGTGGAACTAAAACAAACCCTGCATACCATGGAGAATTGTCTTTATTCCGTTGCTCATGACTTTAAGGCCCCTCTCCGGGCAATTGACGGCTTTACCACTACGCTGGTCGAAGATTATGCACGGCTGTTTGATGAAAAAGGTCGCGAACTGGCCAATGAGGTTGTGAGGGCGACGAAACGAATGGATGCCTTGATTTCTGATTTTCTGGAATATGGGGAACTGGCTTACATGGATGTTCACTGCTCACCTTTGGACGTGGAACCTTGCATTAGTGCTGCAACAGCCTGGTTGAAGTCACAGGTGTCTGCGAACAACGCCCGCATAACCCTCTCACGCCCCATGGGTCGTGTTCTGGGGAATCAGGATCTCCTCACAAAGGTTTCCATTCAGATAATTGCCAATGCCCTGAAATTTGTGGCTCCTGGAGTGCAACCCGCAATTCATATCTGGACCGAGTTTGTGAATGACCATGTGCGCATTAATTTTCAGGATAACGGCATCGGCATAGAACCCGAATTCCATGACAAAATATTTGGGATTTTCAATCGCCTGCACGGCAAGGAAATCCCCGGCACAGGCATCGGCCTGGCCATCGTTAAAAAGGCAATGGAACGCATGAACGGGATCGTGGGAGTGGCATCCCGCTCCCAGCAGGGAACCACCCTCTGGATCGAGTTGCCAGCCAGTAAGTAA